From Gimesia panareensis, the proteins below share one genomic window:
- the thpR gene encoding RNA 2',3'-cyclic phosphodiesterase translates to MQKNQRARTFIAVPVQPPKGLRKVLEKLEKMGSAVKPIPDDQMHITLKFLGPTELEDIMPVSRILKEMRNQFKCVRLAFKGLGAFPREDRPNVIWAGIKDETLLAEMAEYLEAETEKLGYPRERKGFHAHLTLARIKAKPPEELFQLLSDRRDAEWGEVTLDTLKFYRSELKPQRAQYHEMQTVRLPPAPKKK, encoded by the coding sequence ATGCAGAAAAATCAACGTGCACGCACTTTTATCGCCGTCCCAGTTCAACCGCCGAAAGGGTTGCGGAAGGTTCTCGAAAAACTGGAAAAGATGGGGTCAGCGGTCAAGCCGATCCCGGATGACCAGATGCATATCACACTCAAATTTCTGGGACCGACTGAGCTGGAAGATATCATGCCGGTCAGTCGCATTCTGAAAGAGATGCGGAACCAGTTCAAATGTGTCCGGCTGGCTTTCAAAGGTCTGGGTGCCTTTCCCCGCGAGGATCGACCGAATGTGATCTGGGCGGGCATCAAAGATGAGACACTGCTCGCGGAGATGGCGGAATACCTGGAAGCCGAGACGGAAAAGCTGGGTTATCCACGGGAGCGTAAAGGTTTCCATGCCCATCTGACGCTGGCCCGCATCAAGGCGAAGCCGCCCGAAGAGCTGTTTCAGCTGCTGTCCGACCGCCGCGATGCGGAGTGGGGTGAAGTGACGCTGGACACCCTCAAGTTTTATCGCAGCGAATTGAAGCCGCAGCGGGCCCAGTATCACGAAATGCAGACCGTGCGATTGCCCCCTGCCCCGAAGAAGAAGTAG